The Pseudanabaena galeata CCNP1313 genome includes a region encoding these proteins:
- a CDS encoding single-stranded-DNA-specific exonuclease RecJ encodes MLLPQQRWQIFSPQPDLSAAIANSTGLSPIIAQVLLNRGIDTPEAAKVFLDPELEDLPDPKQEFPDLIASIDRIELAIKNGDRITICGDYDVDGMTSTALLIRTLRLLGGNVEYEIPSRMTEGYGINARIVQDCCDREVKLIITVDNGIAAYEAIALAESLNISVIVTDHHEVPEDPTKIPPATAILNPKYQVDPNSPYAAIAGVGVAYVLALELSDRFGKRAELENPLLELFTLGTIADLASLTGINRRLVKKGLRLLSQSKVIGIIALINETGIAKDKQTGLKPEAIGFGLGPRINAIGRIGNPQVIIDLLTCEEMGEAIALAQECEATNRQRQDLCKEIEQEAITYMSKLKSEGFDITQERVLVIVDREVKEALTPSPSPKGGEGSKTSTKRKKSSSKSSAPLSSLEDSSPLGDESSNLAPLSPTGRGAGGEGWHHGVIGIVASRLVERYGAPVFIGSYEDAHEENLESKHHGATVRFSVRGIPEFHVFHSLEYIANIRNKGGGHKAAGGFTLPAENMEKLRNGLREFADRENLLPSHIIPLINVDVLADLSEISMTMLQTCDRLQPCGLGNPDPVFYSQNVRVLSQQTRGRDKVKHLSLDLDTGNGKIKAIAWRWGEYCPVPDYVDIAYKLRANQWQDTTSVELEVVGIREATGTAMESSQNSPKHLQLQYKSAPVITKIPQWQKLSEAPRPLPRPLLLYGCDRPADKFQGDVDCDRPIRDRDYHAVVLWTLPPSFTHLQWLIATAKPDYIYLGSHIPSIPSIEQFRVQVQSLDLENIEKLNLLDISQQWWISPSAIVSALRELGYICDFPPTLPLEGELLRMQKWYAIAIAKLAALITQS; translated from the coding sequence ATGCTTTTACCTCAACAGCGATGGCAGATTTTCTCTCCACAGCCAGATTTGTCAGCAGCGATCGCTAATTCTACGGGACTTTCGCCCATAATTGCTCAGGTTTTGCTAAATCGCGGTATTGATACGCCTGAAGCTGCAAAGGTTTTTCTCGATCCCGAACTGGAAGATCTGCCTGATCCCAAACAAGAATTTCCTGATTTAATCGCGAGTATTGATCGTATTGAACTAGCCATTAAAAATGGCGATCGCATTACGATCTGCGGTGACTATGATGTTGACGGCATGACTAGCACGGCTCTATTAATTCGCACCTTGCGATTATTAGGCGGCAATGTGGAATATGAAATTCCGAGTCGGATGACGGAGGGCTATGGAATTAATGCGCGGATTGTGCAGGATTGTTGCGATCGCGAGGTGAAATTAATCATCACAGTGGACAATGGCATTGCCGCCTATGAGGCGATCGCTCTTGCCGAATCCTTAAATATTTCTGTAATTGTCACAGATCATCACGAAGTCCCCGAAGACCCCACCAAAATTCCACCAGCAACTGCAATCCTCAATCCAAAATATCAGGTTGATCCAAATTCTCCCTATGCAGCAATCGCTGGTGTTGGTGTTGCCTATGTGTTGGCATTGGAATTAAGCGATCGCTTCGGCAAACGCGCCGAATTAGAAAATCCTTTATTAGAATTATTTACCCTTGGTACGATCGCCGATCTTGCCTCCCTCACAGGTATTAATCGCCGCCTTGTCAAAAAAGGCTTGCGATTGCTATCTCAATCTAAAGTAATTGGCATTATTGCGCTGATTAACGAGACAGGAATTGCCAAAGATAAACAAACAGGGCTAAAACCTGAAGCGATCGGATTTGGTCTGGGTCCTCGCATTAATGCGATCGGGCGGATTGGCAATCCCCAAGTAATTATCGATTTATTAACCTGCGAAGAAATGGGTGAGGCGATCGCTTTAGCACAAGAATGCGAGGCAACTAATCGCCAGCGCCAAGATCTTTGCAAAGAGATCGAACAAGAAGCGATCACCTATATGTCAAAGCTCAAATCAGAGGGTTTTGATATTACCCAAGAGCGAGTTTTGGTAATTGTTGATCGTGAGGTGAAAGAAGCCCTCACCCCCAGCCCCTCTCCCAAGGGGGGAGAGGGGAGTAAGACTTCTACTAAGCGCAAAAAATCATCATCCAAAAGTTCTGCACCCCTCTCTTCACTTGAAGATTCCTCACCTTTAGGCGATGAATCTTCAAATCTTGCTCCCCTCTCCCCTACTGGGAGAGGGGCTGGGGGTGAGGGTTGGCATCACGGTGTCATCGGCATTGTTGCCTCCCGCCTAGTCGAACGCTACGGCGCACCCGTCTTTATTGGTAGTTATGAAGATGCTCATGAGGAAAATTTAGAATCTAAACATCATGGTGCAACGGTTCGTTTTTCGGTTCGTGGTATTCCCGAATTCCATGTCTTCCATTCCTTAGAATATATCGCCAATATACGTAATAAAGGCGGCGGACATAAGGCGGCGGGAGGTTTTACGCTGCCTGCGGAGAATATGGAAAAGCTGCGAAATGGATTGAGAGAATTTGCCGATCGCGAAAATCTTCTCCCTAGTCACATCATCCCGCTGATCAATGTCGATGTATTAGCGGATCTCAGCGAGATCTCGATGACGATGTTGCAAACCTGCGATCGCTTGCAACCTTGTGGACTCGGCAATCCCGATCCTGTATTTTATAGTCAAAATGTGCGCGTACTTTCTCAACAAACTCGCGGTAGAGATAAAGTCAAACATCTTTCTCTAGACCTAGATACAGGCAATGGCAAGATCAAAGCGATCGCATGGCGTTGGGGAGAATATTGTCCAGTGCCTGATTATGTGGATATTGCTTACAAGTTACGTGCTAATCAATGGCAAGATACAACTTCAGTAGAATTAGAAGTAGTTGGTATTCGCGAGGCAACAGGTACGGCTATGGAAAGTTCTCAAAATTCGCCTAAGCATTTGCAATTGCAGTATAAATCTGCGCCCGTAATTACCAAGATTCCCCAATGGCAAAAACTCAGCGAAGCTCCACGACCTTTGCCTCGTCCATTATTGCTATATGGATGCGATCGCCCTGCTGATAAGTTTCAAGGTGATGTCGATTGCGATCGCCCCATACGCGATCGGGATTATCACGCAGTTGTGTTATGGACTTTACCGCCATCCTTCACCCATTTACAATGGTTAATCGCCACAGCCAAACCTGACTATATCTATCTTGGTTCTCATATTCCGTCCATTCCTTCTATTGAGCAATTTCGTGTCCAAGTTCAATCTCTTGATTTGGAGAATATAGAAAAATTAAATTTGTTAGATATCTCACAGCAATGGTGGATTTCTCCTAGTGCGATCGTTTCGGCTTTGCGCGAACTTGGCTACATCTGCGATTTTCCACCGACATTACCACTTGAAGGAGAGTTACTGAGAATGCAAAAATGGTATGCCATTGCGATCGCCAAACTTGCCGCATTAATTACACAAAGCTAG
- a CDS encoding histidine kinase, protein MRTIPTLPESTLQLLLFIDDRPKAKDLVKEVEEFLQRESACRSELQIINVASQPQLAELFKVVMSPALLKLSPLPRQTIAGKNILKQLDNSWDTWKQQVLDQTTNHPPELAQNIDYMNEVAHLADDVFRLSQEKAEIEEQIRFKDRVLGMLAHDLRNPLTAILLAIDTIEKSGDKIDPQMVSRLLKHARNKARDADSMITDILEAGRGANAQFRTQRQKIQLDQLCHSVVSDFYFHKCLEGKMQKLVKDIPTDLPPVYIDQEKIRQVLINLLGNATKYTPEGGKIELTVMHRTAQKIEVSITDNGPGIPAEMRDRVFEERYRLERDDEADGYGIGLSLCRRIITAHYGRIWVDDAIGKKGSCFRFTLPVY, encoded by the coding sequence ATGAGGACTATTCCAACATTACCTGAATCAACACTACAACTTTTACTATTTATTGACGATCGCCCTAAGGCAAAGGATTTAGTCAAGGAAGTAGAGGAATTTTTGCAGCGAGAAAGTGCTTGCCGTTCCGAACTGCAAATAATCAATGTTGCTAGTCAACCACAACTTGCCGAACTTTTTAAAGTCGTCATGTCTCCAGCCTTGCTCAAATTATCACCTTTACCACGTCAAACGATTGCGGGGAAAAACATACTCAAGCAACTAGATAACTCTTGGGATACTTGGAAACAACAAGTATTAGACCAAACAACGAACCATCCGCCCGAACTTGCTCAAAATATTGACTATATGAACGAAGTTGCACATCTAGCCGATGATGTGTTTCGGTTGTCACAGGAAAAAGCTGAAATTGAGGAGCAAATTCGTTTCAAAGATCGAGTGCTGGGAATGTTAGCCCATGATTTGCGAAATCCTTTAACTGCGATCTTGCTAGCGATCGACACTATCGAAAAGAGCGGCGACAAAATCGATCCCCAAATGGTTTCTCGCTTGCTCAAACATGCTCGTAATAAAGCGCGTGATGCTGACAGTATGATCACGGACATTCTCGAAGCAGGACGAGGAGCTAATGCCCAATTTCGTACTCAGCGCCAAAAAATCCAACTCGATCAGCTTTGTCATAGTGTTGTCAGCGATTTTTATTTTCACAAATGCCTAGAGGGGAAAATGCAAAAATTAGTCAAAGACATTCCCACGGATCTACCGCCTGTATACATCGATCAAGAAAAAATTCGTCAAGTTTTAATCAACCTTTTGGGGAATGCCACAAAATACACGCCTGAAGGCGGCAAAATCGAGCTAACCGTCATGCATCGCACTGCTCAAAAAATCGAAGTTAGCATTACTGATAACGGACCGGGAATTCCTGCGGAAATGCGCGATCGCGTATTTGAGGAGCGCTATCGTCTAGAGCGTGATGATGAAGCTGACGGCTATGGGATTGGTTTATCCCTATGTCGCCGCATTATTACCGCCCATTATGGTCGGATCTGGGTTGATGACGCGATCGGCAAAAAAGGCAGTTGTTTTCGATTTACGTTGCCTGTGTATTAG
- a CDS encoding NnrU family protein, whose protein sequence is MTSFSSFFSTYLTHFVMLGLILTFAIAHSGLAELRMWAEERIGARLYRVIFALVSIPLAVVLLIYFFNHRYDGLQLWDVRGVTGVSEFVLILSAISFLFLYPATFNLTEVAAIKKPEVHLFETGIIRICRHPQMIGQCLWGIAHALWLGTSFTLVTAIALVVYHLFAVWHGDQRLFKRYGDAFLAVKERTSILPFVAIAQGRQQLVLQEFVRPAYIGVAITIVLFRWLHPIVITASANVNW, encoded by the coding sequence ATGACCTCCTTTAGCTCCTTTTTCTCGACCTATCTCACCCATTTTGTAATGCTGGGCTTAATTTTAACTTTTGCGATCGCCCATAGTGGGCTTGCCGAATTACGAATGTGGGCTGAAGAACGAATTGGAGCAAGGCTATATCGTGTAATTTTTGCACTTGTGAGCATTCCGCTAGCGGTAGTGTTGCTGATCTATTTCTTCAACCATCGTTATGATGGTTTGCAGTTGTGGGATGTAAGGGGAGTTACAGGCGTAAGTGAGTTTGTCTTGATTCTTTCCGCAATTTCTTTTCTCTTCCTTTATCCTGCGACGTTTAACTTAACTGAAGTTGCCGCGATCAAAAAGCCAGAAGTCCATTTATTTGAAACGGGGATCATCCGTATTTGTCGCCATCCGCAAATGATTGGGCAATGTTTATGGGGGATTGCCCATGCCCTTTGGTTAGGAACGTCTTTTACATTGGTTACAGCGATCGCTTTAGTTGTTTATCATTTATTTGCGGTATGGCATGGCGATCAACGTTTATTTAAACGCTACGGTGATGCTTTCTTAGCGGTTAAGGAACGCACTTCAATATTGCCGTTTGTGGCGATCGCCCAAGGTCGTCAGCAATTAGTTTTACAAGAATTCGTGCGACCCGCTTATATAGGCGTTGCCATCACAATTGTGTTATTTCGTTGGTTACACCCTATCGTGATTACTGCATCTGCAAATGTGAATTGGTAA
- a CDS encoding SemiSWEET transporter has translation MDFTNLLGFTAASLTTIAFLPQVIQVWRSRSTRDISLPMLITFIAGITLWLIYGLLVNAAPIYMANAITLGLNLAILRFKLKYG, from the coding sequence ATGGACTTTACTAATCTCCTTGGATTTACGGCTGCTTCTCTGACGACAATTGCTTTTTTGCCGCAAGTAATCCAAGTTTGGCGATCGCGATCGACAAGAGATATTTCTTTGCCAATGTTAATTACTTTTATTGCGGGGATTACACTCTGGCTAATTTATGGGTTACTCGTTAATGCTGCGCCAATTTATATGGCTAATGCGATTACGCTGGGTTTAAATCTGGCAATTTTGCGCTTCAAGCTCAAGTATGGCTAA
- the coaE gene encoding dephospho-CoA kinase (Dephospho-CoA kinase (CoaE) performs the final step in coenzyme A biosynthesis.): protein MKQRIIGITGGIATGKTTVSDYLHHTYGLPVLDADLYARQALTGDRIAKLRDHYGKLIFDDQGNLDRRKLGTIVFDSDIERQWLEQLIHPYVQECLISEANRLSPSTVVMVIPLLFEAKMEGLVTESWAIACDPHQQLERLINRNHLSESEALQRIASQMSQSEKIELADVVIVNSDNTEELFFQVDNALLNSQSGIFLNMM, encoded by the coding sequence ATGAAACAACGCATCATCGGCATCACAGGAGGCATTGCTACAGGAAAAACCACGGTTTCCGATTATTTACACCATACCTATGGCTTGCCAGTTCTGGATGCCGATCTTTATGCTCGCCAAGCTCTAACAGGCGATCGCATAGCCAAACTCCGCGATCACTATGGCAAATTAATTTTTGATGATCAAGGTAATCTTGATCGCCGCAAGTTGGGGACGATCGTGTTTGATAGCGATATTGAGCGTCAATGGCTCGAACAGCTCATCCATCCCTATGTTCAAGAATGTTTAATTAGTGAAGCCAATCGCCTCTCACCATCAACTGTAGTAATGGTGATCCCTCTGCTTTTTGAAGCAAAAATGGAGGGTTTAGTGACCGAGTCTTGGGCGATCGCCTGTGATCCCCATCAACAATTAGAAAGACTAATAAACCGCAATCATTTGTCAGAAAGCGAAGCTTTACAAAGAATTGCTAGTCAAATGTCCCAATCTGAAAAAATAGAACTAGCCGATGTCGTAATTGTTAATTCCGACAATACTGAAGAGTTATTCTTTCAAGTTGATAATGCGCTACTTAACTCACAATCAGGAATTTTCTTAAATATGATGTGA